Proteins from a single region of Oryza brachyantha chromosome 6, ObraRS2, whole genome shotgun sequence:
- the LOC102703046 gene encoding cation-transporting ATPase HMA5 encodes MAHLQLSAVAGGGRPAAAGGGGDEMEDVRLLDSYDEEMGGAGPAGAEEEEEEAHVRVTGMTCSACTSAVEGAVSARRGVRRVAVSLLQNRARVVFDPALVKVEDIIEAIEDAGFDAEILPDSAISQPKAQKTLSAQFRIGGMTCANCVNSVEGILKKLPGVKGAVVALATSLGEVEYDPTAINKDEIVQAIEDAGFEAAFLQSSEQDKILLGLTGLHTERDANILHDILKKMVGLRQFDVNATVSEVEVVFDPEAVGLRSIVDAIETGSNGRLKAHVQNPYARGASNDAQEASKMLHLLRSSLFLSIPVFFIRMVCPRIPFISAILLMHCGPFRMGDLLKWILVSIVQFVVGKRFYVAAYRALRHGSTNMDVLVVLGTTASYVYSVCALIYGAFTGFRPPIYFETSAMIITFVLFGKYLEVLAKGKTSDAIKKLVELVPATALLLLKDKEGKYVEEREIDALLVQPGDILKVLPGSKVPADGVVVWGASHVNESMITGESAPIAKEVSSAVIGGTMNLHGVLHIQANKVGSETVLSQIISLVETAQMSKAPIQKFADYVASIFVPIVITLSIITFLVWFLCGWVGAYPNSWISGTSNCFVFSLMFAIAVVVIACPCALGLATPTAVMVATGVGANHGVLVKGGDALERAQNVNYVIFDKTGTLTQGKAVVTTAKVFSGMDLGDFLTLVASAEASSEHPLAKAIVEYAFHFHFFGKLPTSKNGIEQRKEEILSKWLLQVEDFSALPGKGVQCMISGKKVLVGNRTLITENGVNVPPEAENFLVDLEMNAKTGILVSYDDSFVGLMGITDPLKREAGVVVEGLKKMGVHPVMLTGDNWRTAKAVAKEVGIEDVRAEVMPAGKADVVRSLQKDGSIVAMVGDGINDSPALAAADVGMAIGGGTDIAIEAADYVLVRNNLEDVITAIDLSRKTFSRIRWNYFFAMAYNVVAIPVAAGALFPFTRLQMPPWLAGACMAFSSVSVVCSSLLLRRYRKPRLTTVLQITVE; translated from the exons ATGGCCCACCTGCAGCTCTcggcggtcgccggcggcggccggccggcggcggcgggtgggggcggcgacgagatGGAGGACGTCCGGCTGCTGGACTCGTACGACGAGGAGATGGGGGGCGCTGggccggcgggggcggaggaggaggaggaggaggcgcacGTGCGGGTCACCGGAATGACGTGCTCGGCGTGCACGAGCGCCGTCGAGGGCGCCGTCTCGGCCCGCCGCGGCGTGCGGCGCGTCGCCGTGTCCCTGCTCCAGAACCGCGCCCGCGTCGTGTTCGACCCGGCGCTCGTCAAG GTTGAGGATATAATAGAAGCTATAGAAGATGCTGGATTCGATGCAGAAATTCTCCCAGATTCTGCGATCTCTCAGCCTAAGGCACAAAAGACTTTGTCAGCACAATTTAGGATAGGAGGAATGACATGTGCTAATTGTGTGAACTCAGTTGAGGGGATTTTGAAAAAGCTACCTGGTGTAAAAGGAGCTGTTGTTGCTTTGGCAACATCACTAGGGGAAGTTGAGTATGATCCTACAGCCATTAACAAGGATGAAATTGTCCAGGCTATTGAGGATGCTGGTTTTGAAGCTGCATTCTTACAGAGCAGTGAGCAAGATAAGATTTTGCTAGGTCTGACTGGATTGCACACAGAGAGGGATGCTAATATATTACATGATATCCTTAAGAAGATGGTTGGTTTGCGACAGTTTGATGTAAACGCTACTGTCTCAGAAGTAGAAGTTGTATTTGATCCGGAAGCAGTTGGTCTGAGATCAATTGTGGACGCAATTGAGACAGGAAGCAATGGAAGATTGAAAGCTCATGTGCAGAATCCATATGCACGAGGGGCTTCAAATGATGCACAGGAGGCCTCCAAAATGCTTCATCTTCTCCGCTCAAGTTTATTCTTAAGT AttcctgtattttttataCGCATGGTCTGCCCTCGTATACCTTTCATTAGTGCAATACTACTAATGCATTGTGGACCATTTCGTATGGGAGATTTGCTGAAGTGGATATTGGTAAGCATTGTACAGTTTGTTGTTGGCAAACGGTTCTATGTTGCGGCTTATAGGGCCCTGAGACACGGCTCTACAAATATGGATGTGTTAGTTGTTCTCGGCACCACTGCATCATATGTGTACTCTGTTTGTGCACTCATATACGGAGCATTCACTGGATTTCGGCCTCccatatattttgagacaagtGCAATGATCATTACATTTGTGTTGTTCGGAAAATATCTTGAGGTTCTTGCAAAAGGAAAGACTTCAGATGCTATCAAGAAGCTTGTAGAATTGGTCCCTGCTACTGCTCTTTTGCTTCTGAAAGACAAAG AAGGAAAATACgtcgaggagagagagattgatGCACTATTAGTTCAACCTGGAGACATCTTAAAAGTGCTTCCTGGTTCAAAAGTTCCTGCTGATGGTGTTGTCGTGTGGGGAGCAAGCCATGTCAATGAAAGTATGATAACTGGTGAATCTGCACCCATTGCCAAAGAAGTATCCAGTGCAGTAATTGGAGGGACAATGAACTTGCATGGCGTCCTTCATATACAAGCAAACAAAGTAGGATCTGAGACAGTTCTGAGTCAGATTATATCTCTGGTTGAAACTGCTCAGATGTCCAAAGCCCCTATACAGAAATTTGCTGATTAT GTGGCTAGCATTTTCGTTCCGATTGTCATCACCTTGTCTATAATAACGTTCCTTGTATG GTTTTTGTGTGGATGGGTGGGAGCATATCCAAATTCATGGATTTCTGGAACTAGCAACTgctttgttttctctctcatgTTTGCAATAGCTGTAGTTGTGATTGCTTGTCCTTGTGCCCTTGGTCTGGCAACACCTACAGCTGTGATGGTGGCAACTGGAGTTGGAGCTAATCATGGAGTACTTGTAAAGGGTGGAGATGCCCTGGAGAGGGCTCAAAATGTAAATTATGTGATTTTTGATAAAACAGGGACGCTGACACAAGGAAAGGCAGTTGTAACAACAGCGAAGGTTTTCTCAGGAATGGACCTTGGGGATTTCCTCACGCTAGTAGCATCTGCAGAG GCAAGCAGCGAGCATCCTCTGGCAAAAGCTATTGTGGAGTATGCATTTCATTTCCATTTCTTTGGCAAGCTCCCTACATCTAAAAATGGAATTGagcaaagaaaagaagagatatTATCTAAGTGGCTCCTTCAAGTTGAAGATTTCTCTGCCTTGCCAGGCAAAGGGGTTCAATGCATGATTAGTGGGAAGAAAGTTCTG GTTGGTAATCGTACTTTGATTACTGAAAATGGCGTGAACGTTCCTCCAGAAGCTGAAAATTTCCTGGTAGACCTGGAAATGAATGCAAAAACAGGCATTCTTGTGTCGTACGATGATAGTTTTGTGGGTTTAATGGGGATAACCGATCCCCTGAAAAGAGAGGCTGGTGTAGTTGTGGAAGGACTAAAAAAGATGGGTGTTCATCCCGTGATGCTCACAGGTGACAACTGGAGAACAGCAAAAGCCGTCGCAAAGGAG GTAGGCATCGAGGACGTGAGAGCTGAAGTCATGCCCGCAGGAAAGGCCGACGTCGTTCGCTCCCTCCAAAAGGACGGGAGCATCGTCGCCATGGTCGGGGACGGCATCAACGACTCCCCCGCGCTGGCGGCCGCCGACGTCGGGATGGCCATAGGAGGCGGCACCGACATCGCCATCGAGGCCGCGGACTACGTGCTGGTGAGGAACAACCTGGAGGACGTGATCACGGCGATCGACCTCTCCCGGAAGACCTTCAGCCGGATCCGGTGGAACTACTTCTTCGCCATGGCGTACAACGTGGTGGCCatcccggtcgccgccggcgcgctgtTCCCGTTCACCCGGCTCCAGATGCCGCCgtggctcgccggcgcctgcATGGCCTTCTCGTCCGTGAGCGTGGTCTGCTCCTCGCTGCTTCTGAGAAGATACAGAAAACCAAGGCTGACGACCGTGCTGCAGATAACCGTAGAGTGA